The Acidobacteriaceae bacterium genome contains the following window.
AGAACGAACCGAGCCGCAACAACGACGGTCCGAACGACCCGGGCGTGCAGTCGGTGACGGAGATCTATCACTACTATAAGAAGTTCGGCTACAAGACCGTGGTGATGGGCGCGAGCTTCCGCAACTCTGAAGAGATCAAGCAGCTAGCCGGCTGTGACCTGCTGACGATTGCCCCGAAGTTGCTCGAGGAGCTGCAGGACACGGAAGGCGTGCTGGAGCGCAAGCTGGATCCCGAGTCGTCGAAGAAGGATTCGATCGAAAAGATCAACGTAGACAAGGCCACCTTCGACAAGATGCACGCGGAAAACAAGATGGCTAACGACAAGCTGAAGGAAGGCATCGAGGGCTTCTCGAAGGCGCTCGAGGATCTGGAGAAGATGCTGGCGAAGCGCGTGAGCGAGATGGCGAAGGTGTAAGAAGCAGGTTCTAGGTGCTAGAAAAGGCCGCTCGAGTGAGCGGCCTTTTTGCTTGCAGAAATACTTACCGTCTCCGCAGGCCGAGCAGACTGAGGAAGAAGCTGGCGAAGCAGACCTCGGTGCCCAGCATCAGGCAGAGCATGGCGGGCAGCGTGTGGCGCATCATCTGCACCGGTGGCAGCGGGCCGTAACCGGTGTGTGCCCAGGAGACGACCGACGAGACCGCGATGCCCAGGCCGATGAGCACCAGCACCACGCCGGCGATGAGGCCGGTCTCGAGCGTGATGTAGCGGAACCAGCGGTCGAAGCTGGGATCTTCAGGCAGCAACCCTTCGGTTGTGGCGAAGACCTTGGCCGCGACGCCGAAGAAGACGAGCTGGAATCCGAGCAGCACGGCTGCCGCAGCATAGGCGAGCGTATCGACACCGAGGTTCACATGGCCGAGCGGCCGCTCCGCCGGCAGCAGCCAGATCATCAGGCCGAGGCCGAGGATCATGAGCGCGAGCCCCGGAATCAGGAACAGCCACCGCGGCGAGTACATCAGCAGGAAGCGCAGATGGCGCCAGCCGTCGCGCCAGGTGCGCAGGTGCGGAGGCCGGCTGCGGCCATCCTTCTGGAGCGTCGTCGGGACCTCAACCATGCGCTGGCCAAGCAGCGCGGACTTCACGACCATTTCGCTGGCGAACTCCATGCCTGTCGTGCGGAGGTCGAGGCGCTTGTAGGCGTCGACCGAAAACGCGCGAATGCCGCAGTGGAAATCGCCTATAGGTGTATGGAAGAGCCAGCGCCCGATGAAGCTGAGCACCGGGTTTCCGAGGTATCTATGCAACGGCGGCATGGCGCCTGGGCCGATGCCGCCGCGAAAGCGATTGCCCATTACCAACTCGCCGCCGTTGCGCAGCTCGGCGAGAAAGCGCGGCGCGTGCGCAAAGTTGTAGCTGTCGTCGGCGTCGGCCATCAGGACATAAGGGCTGCGTGCGGCGAGGATGCCTGCGTTCAGTGCGGCGCCGTAGCCGCGGACCGGAACGGGCACCACACGCGCGCCGTGCTCTGCGGCGATCTGCTGGGAGCCGTCCGTCGAGCCGTTGTCCGCAACCACGACCTCGCCGCTGATGCCGTTATCGCGCAGCGCGGCGTTCGCCTTGTCGATGCAGGTGGCGAGCGTCTCGGCCTCGTTGAGGCACGGCATGACGATTGTGAGTTCGAGCGGCAACTCAGAATTCAGTGGAGCGGCAGAGCTCATGGACCTCCCTGGCGCGTCGTGTTCCACGGTAGCGTCGCGGGCGTTGAGGATTGGGTGCGGGCACCTGAACCAAGGGTATCGCGAACCGTAAGTGGATACGCGTAAAGGTCGGTGTCATCGAGTCGAATCCAGCCCTGGGCTGCGGCGGGGTCGAGATTGATCGCTCCCGGATCGAACTGTGCGACGAGCACCTTGGCATTTTGTCCGCGAAGCACGTCGAGCACCTGTTGGCGATTCGGCAGGCCGGCCCACTGCGCGTACAGATTGCCGTTTGGGTTATAGACCTCGGTGAGGATGCGCACACCCGCGAGCCGCGCCCAGTAGTGGTCGTTGAGGCAGGCATAGAAGCCCATGCACGAGACCTCGTCGCCCGGCTTGACGCCGAGCTGTTCCAGCGCGTGCGCAGCCCCGAACATCTCGGCGTTGTACCACGGGTGCGGCAGGCCGGTCTCGTTGCGGCGTTGCTCAAGGGCAATGCGAAGGCTCTCGCCCGCGGCGAGGAATGCAAGCAGGACGATCATCGCGGTCGCGGCAGAGGGCAGCCATGAAGACGGGGATGTGCCAAATTCGTCGGCTTCAGGTTGCGGTGTGCGCAGAGCAGCGAAGACTGGGAGCAGAAGGACGAGGTAGGCGAGCGTGACATAGCGCTCCTCCACGTTCACGAGCCCGTACAGGATCCAC
Protein-coding sequences here:
- a CDS encoding glycosyltransferase family 2 protein; its protein translation is MSSAAPLNSELPLELTIVMPCLNEAETLATCIDKANAALRDNGISGEVVVADNGSTDGSQQIAAEHGARVVPVPVRGYGAALNAGILAARSPYVLMADADDSYNFAHAPRFLAELRNGGELVMGNRFRGGIGPGAMPPLHRYLGNPVLSFIGRWLFHTPIGDFHCGIRAFSVDAYKRLDLRTTGMEFASEMVVKSALLGQRMVEVPTTLQKDGRSRPPHLRTWRDGWRHLRFLLMYSPRWLFLIPGLALMILGLGLMIWLLPAERPLGHVNLGVDTLAYAAAAVLLGFQLVFFGVAAKVFATTEGLLPEDPSFDRWFRYITLETGLIAGVVLVLIGLGIAVSSVVSWAHTGYGPLPPVQMMRHTLPAMLCLMLGTEVCFASFFLSLLGLRRR